One Chitinophagales bacterium DNA segment encodes these proteins:
- a CDS encoding valine--tRNA ligase, whose protein sequence is MELPKTFDPTGLDDRWYQQWMEQRLFESKPDDREPYTIVIPPPNVTGVLHMGHALNNTIQDICIRRARMQGKNACWVPGTDHASISTEAKVVAMLREKGIEKRDLSREEFLKYAWEWRDKYGGIILTQIRKLGCSCDWNRTTFTMDDDYYKAVIRVFIDLYNKGQIYRGYKMINWDPKAKTSLSDEEVIKREVKSKLYFVRYQLSDDPAAWITIATVRPETILGDSAICVHPEDVRYKNLVGRYALVPLIDRRIPIIADEYVEREFGTGALKVTPAHDMNDYNLGLKHQLEVIDTLNEDGTMSKAAQLYVGQDRFECRKNIVKDLEVEGHLVKVEDYTNQVGFSERTDVVVEPRLSMQWWCSMQSMAQPALEAVMNDSIKFYPSKFKTNYRLWMEGIRDWCISRQLWWGHRIPAWYTHDGRFAVAETAAEAAEILNRQAAENSAKSSGSSAVGSVTAQELQQDEDVLDTWFSSWLWPFEVFKGLSNPGNAEVKYYYPTQTLVTAPEIIFFWVARMIMSGFEYMEAKPFDQVYFTGIVRDKQGRKMSKSLGNSPDLLALIEKYGADAVRFGILISSPAGNDILFDEKLVEQGRNFNNKLWNVLRLVKGWEVTGDPEDNRQISAANAFAVAWFENRLNAVTQQIGRLFDQFDISPALKEIYSLIWDDFCSWYLEMIKPEFGQPADAYSYNKTIGFIERLMQLLHPFMPFISEEVFHQVKERSAGEFLVTSQLREVPDADPQIIAGGEKAKEIISAIRDIRNRNGLKQKVLLSLFISGNMKMEEGMKQVISKLAALNTIQKTDYDIEQSFSFLIGSDKYFLESPDGLGSGEEKARLEKDIEYQLGFLNSVMKKLENQNFVARASADIIEKERKKAEDAREKIRLMEERLRSITG, encoded by the coding sequence ATGGAATTGCCCAAAACTTTTGACCCGACAGGATTAGACGACAGGTGGTATCAGCAATGGATGGAACAGCGCCTTTTCGAGTCGAAACCGGATGACAGAGAACCATATACCATTGTTATTCCTCCGCCGAATGTTACCGGCGTGCTCCACATGGGTCATGCACTCAACAATACCATCCAGGATATATGCATTCGCCGTGCCCGCATGCAAGGGAAGAATGCCTGTTGGGTGCCGGGTACCGATCATGCCTCCATTTCCACGGAAGCGAAAGTAGTGGCCATGCTCCGCGAGAAAGGTATCGAAAAGCGCGACTTGTCCAGGGAAGAATTTCTGAAATATGCATGGGAATGGCGAGATAAATACGGTGGTATCATCCTTACGCAGATACGGAAACTGGGTTGTAGTTGCGACTGGAACAGGACGACATTTACCATGGATGATGACTACTACAAGGCTGTCATCCGTGTGTTCATCGACCTTTACAATAAAGGCCAAATCTATCGTGGCTATAAGATGATTAACTGGGATCCAAAGGCAAAAACTTCCTTGAGTGATGAAGAGGTGATCAAGCGGGAGGTGAAATCAAAATTATATTTCGTCCGTTATCAGTTGTCTGATGATCCCGCTGCATGGATTACCATTGCCACCGTACGTCCGGAAACTATTTTAGGCGACAGCGCTATCTGTGTGCATCCGGAAGACGTACGCTACAAAAATCTCGTAGGCCGTTATGCTTTGGTTCCGCTGATCGACCGGCGTATTCCAATCATTGCAGATGAATATGTGGAGCGGGAATTTGGAACAGGTGCCCTGAAGGTGACGCCTGCCCATGACATGAATGACTACAACCTTGGGCTGAAGCATCAGCTGGAAGTAATTGATACGCTCAATGAAGATGGCACGATGAGTAAAGCGGCACAGCTTTATGTCGGCCAGGATCGCTTTGAGTGCAGGAAAAATATTGTGAAAGATCTGGAGGTAGAAGGTCACCTGGTGAAAGTGGAAGACTACACCAACCAGGTTGGATTTTCTGAAAGAACAGATGTGGTGGTGGAACCGCGGCTCTCTATGCAATGGTGGTGCAGTATGCAAAGCATGGCTCAGCCAGCATTGGAAGCTGTAATGAATGACAGCATTAAATTCTATCCTTCGAAATTCAAAACAAACTACCGGCTCTGGATGGAAGGCATACGCGACTGGTGCATCAGCAGGCAGCTTTGGTGGGGACATCGCATTCCGGCATGGTACACACACGATGGCAGATTCGCGGTAGCGGAAACAGCAGCGGAAGCAGCGGAAATACTAAACAGGCAAGCAGCGGAGAATTCAGCAAAATCTTCCGGCAGCAGTGCAGTGGGTTCGGTCACTGCTCAGGAATTGCAGCAGGATGAAGATGTGCTTGATACCTGGTTTTCCAGCTGGTTGTGGCCATTTGAAGTGTTCAAAGGATTAAGCAATCCGGGTAATGCTGAAGTAAAATATTATTACCCTACACAAACACTGGTGACTGCTCCTGAAATCATCTTCTTCTGGGTGGCACGTATGATCATGAGCGGCTTTGAATACATGGAGGCCAAACCGTTTGACCAGGTGTATTTTACAGGTATTGTGCGCGATAAGCAGGGAAGAAAAATGTCGAAGTCGCTGGGTAATTCCCCTGACCTGCTGGCATTGATTGAAAAGTATGGCGCGGATGCGGTGCGTTTCGGCATCCTGATTTCATCACCTGCCGGCAATGATATTTTATTCGACGAAAAGCTGGTGGAGCAGGGCAGGAATTTCAACAATAAATTGTGGAACGTATTACGATTGGTGAAGGGATGGGAAGTAACCGGTGACCCTGAAGATAATCGGCAGATAAGTGCAGCGAATGCGTTTGCTGTTGCCTGGTTTGAAAACAGACTGAATGCCGTAACGCAGCAGATCGGCAGATTGTTTGACCAGTTCGATATCTCTCCGGCTTTGAAGGAAATCTATTCACTGATTTGGGACGATTTCTGTTCATGGTACCTCGAGATGATCAAACCTGAATTCGGTCAGCCCGCCGATGCTTATTCGTATAACAAAACCATTGGTTTCATTGAACGGCTAATGCAGTTACTGCATCCTTTCATGCCGTTTATTTCCGAAGAGGTTTTTCACCAGGTTAAAGAAAGAAGTGCCGGAGAATTCCTGGTGACTTCACAATTAAGGGAAGTGCCGGATGCTGATCCGCAAATCATTGCAGGCGGTGAAAAGGCTAAGGAAATCATCAGCGCCATAAGGGATATTCGCAACCGAAATGGATTGAAGCAAAAAGTTTTATTGTCACTTTTCATTTCCGGCAATATGAAGATGGAGGAAGGGATGAAGCAGGTTATTTCCAAACTCGCCGCACTTAATACGATTCAGAAAACCGATTACGACATTGAGCAGTCCTTCTCATTCCTGATCGGCTCGGATAAATACTTCCTGGAATCACCGGACGGCCTGGGCAGTGGCGAAGAAAAAGCGAGGCTTGAAAAAGACATCGAGTACCAGTTAGGTTTCCTGAACTCAGTGATGAAGAAACTCGAAAATCAAAACTTTGTTGCCAGAGCATCCGCAGACATTATTGAAAAAGAACGGAAAAAGGCAGAGGACGCAAGAGAGAAAATCAGGTTGATGGAAGAACGGTTGCGCAGTATAACAGGTTGA
- a CDS encoding TonB-dependent receptor — protein sequence MKLLPVYLFALVLINFHNATAQSMLLEGTVIDNLTNSPVTGLTVSMEEDHLIALTDTNGYYSFRNISAKMYTVTFSKQDYVTKEMHITVSPAGTTVLNISISPAVISLPDLVVRGDVPVTAASSQVLNVIDFHLRPKNSAQDMLRLVPGLFIAQHAGGGKAEQIFVRGFDCDHGTDVAAFVDGIPVNMPSHGHGQGYADLHFLIPETVQRMDIAKGPYFAQNGDFSTGATVRFRTLDQLDENSFSTDFTSAPTQRGFSGSHALLMLQLPLQSAVVNSYIAGDFVFNPSYFDATQNFHRFTLFNKNTFRLSENTTAMLSYNGFSSTWNASGQVPGRAIESGLINRFGAIDSMEGGLTSRTNLNFEINSKIGNNNFQSQIYYADYHFKLFSNFTFFLNDPVHGDMIEQDDDRTIGGYNGAFSIPGQLGTMPVKTTLGLGLRADQTHVMLWHSPARERLSVTADAMIMEQSMNGWIKEEFSLTPQLKAQLGLRFDYFTFDVNDLITADSSHHNISGFNYQTLAQPKLNLVYSPSNNIHLFLNTGIGFHSNDARAVVQDSLNHRLPLAAGGEVGTQVRVGSVIFSVALWTLQLENELVYVGDEGTTEDNGPSSRMGVDFSARYQVLKWLFADMDVNYAKGFLLSNFFGDKLIEDNVIPLAPRVTSTGGLTVVQQRGWEGSLRYRFMSDRPANESNTVKAKGYFVMDAAVAYRWEHVRIGMNVENLTNAAWNEAQFDTESRLFDEPSPVSELHFTPGTPVAVKGSVSYIF from the coding sequence ATGAAACTGTTACCCGTTTACCTTTTTGCTTTGGTGCTGATAAACTTTCATAATGCAACAGCGCAAAGCATGCTGCTTGAAGGAACTGTCATTGACAACCTTACTAATAGTCCGGTAACCGGACTCACCGTTTCTATGGAGGAAGATCATCTCATTGCACTTACAGATACCAATGGATACTATTCATTCCGGAATATTTCCGCCAAGATGTACACGGTCACATTCAGTAAACAGGATTATGTTACAAAAGAGATGCATATCACCGTTTCTCCCGCAGGAACCACGGTATTAAATATTTCAATTTCACCGGCCGTTATCAGCCTGCCTGATCTTGTGGTCAGGGGTGATGTGCCGGTTACGGCCGCATCGTCACAGGTATTGAACGTTATTGATTTTCACCTCCGCCCTAAAAATTCTGCGCAGGACATGCTTCGGCTCGTGCCCGGCTTATTCATCGCCCAGCATGCCGGTGGAGGAAAAGCAGAACAGATTTTTGTGCGCGGCTTCGACTGTGATCACGGAACAGATGTGGCAGCATTTGTTGATGGTATTCCGGTTAATATGCCTTCGCATGGCCATGGCCAGGGTTATGCAGATCTTCATTTCCTGATTCCGGAAACGGTGCAGCGAATGGATATCGCCAAGGGACCGTACTTCGCGCAAAACGGCGATTTTTCCACCGGTGCAACGGTTAGGTTCCGTACGCTCGATCAACTTGATGAGAACTCATTCAGCACAGATTTTACCTCAGCACCAACACAGCGCGGATTCAGCGGCAGCCATGCCCTGCTGATGTTGCAGCTTCCGTTACAATCAGCTGTTGTGAACTCATACATAGCCGGCGATTTCGTTTTCAACCCGTCTTATTTCGATGCAACCCAAAATTTTCACCGCTTTACCCTGTTCAATAAAAATACATTCAGGTTAAGTGAAAACACCACCGCTATGCTTTCCTATAATGGCTTCAGTTCAACATGGAATGCATCAGGCCAGGTACCGGGGCGTGCAATAGAAAGCGGCTTGATCAATCGTTTTGGTGCTATTGATTCAATGGAAGGCGGACTGACTTCGAGAACCAACCTTAATTTTGAAATAAATTCAAAAATTGGTAACAACAATTTTCAGTCGCAGATTTATTATGCTGATTACCACTTCAAACTGTTTTCCAACTTCACCTTCTTTCTCAACGATCCTGTGCATGGAGACATGATTGAACAGGATGATGACCGTACCATTGGCGGATACAATGGTGCATTCTCTATACCGGGCCAACTCGGCACAATGCCGGTGAAGACTACGCTTGGACTTGGTTTGCGGGCTGATCAGACGCATGTGATGCTTTGGCATTCACCGGCAAGAGAAAGGCTTTCAGTCACTGCCGATGCCATGATCATGGAACAAAGTATGAATGGCTGGATTAAAGAGGAATTCAGCTTAACGCCGCAGCTTAAAGCGCAATTGGGTTTGCGGTTTGACTATTTCACGTTTGATGTAAATGACCTTATTACAGCTGATTCCAGCCATCATAATATTTCAGGGTTTAACTATCAGACCTTGGCCCAGCCTAAACTGAATTTGGTGTATTCACCTTCCAATAATATTCACCTGTTTTTGAATACCGGAATCGGGTTTCATTCCAACGATGCACGGGCCGTAGTACAGGATTCGTTAAATCACCGTCTTCCATTGGCTGCCGGTGGTGAAGTGGGAACGCAGGTTCGCGTAGGATCGGTGATATTTTCTGTGGCGCTGTGGACCTTGCAACTTGAAAATGAGCTCGTGTATGTAGGTGATGAGGGAACAACGGAAGATAACGGACCAAGCAGTCGCATGGGAGTTGATTTCTCGGCCCGTTACCAGGTGTTGAAATGGTTGTTCGCCGATATGGATGTGAATTATGCCAAAGGTTTTTTACTCAGCAACTTTTTTGGAGATAAATTGATCGAAGATAATGTTATACCGCTCGCTCCGAGGGTCACTTCAACCGGCGGTCTAACCGTGGTTCAACAGCGGGGATGGGAAGGATCACTGCGCTATCGCTTCATGAGTGACCGGCCGGCCAATGAATCCAACACGGTAAAAGCAAAAGGATACTTTGTGATGGATGCTGCAGTAGCCTATCGTTGGGAGCATGTCCGCATTGGAATGAATGTTGAAAATCTTACGAATGCCGCTTGGAACGAGGCTCAGTTTGATACCGAATCACGTTTGTTTGATGAGCCTTCACCCGTGTCAGAACTGCATTTCACACCCGGAACACCGGTTGCCGTAAAAGGAAGCGTGTCATACATTTTTTGA
- the dnaG gene encoding DNA primase, which translates to MITAHSKDEIIAAARIEEVVGDFVNLKKRGTNFVGLCPFHTEKTPSFHVSPSKGIFKCFGCGKGGDSVTFIMEHEKFTYPESLRYLAQKYNLVVEETGDLQKEQGDKMVKDSLFIINQFAQQYFNDNLLKTAEGRNIGLAYFKERGFTDEMQKKFMLGYALSDAGAFTKTAVKSGYQLHLLEQAGLVKEKGEKKVDFFHHRVIFPILNLSGKVVAFAGRMMVKDDRAPKYINSPETEIYHKSQLVYGIYQARTAIRKEDECFLTEGYTDVISMHQAGIENVVASSGTSLTPEQIKLIRRFTANITILYDGDQAGIKAALRGLELMAGEDVNVRVVLLPDGEDPDSFLHKNGSTAFRDYVAANKKHFLQFKTELLLAGTGNDPLKKAGVIKDIVETLARIPDPIKRSVLIKECSRELEVGEQVLITEVNKVKRRQLKKETGAPDFEADALYQDQSPAEDHSQQQQDQQAKDFYQEMGILRLLLEYGEEMLDDGQKVVDVVLDELKEAPLYNHDFQLMIHEMEEMSKKGGKVDHHIFINHDEKKFRDLAIEIISFPYNLSENWEKRHEIFVNTPQKNFKKHVISTLHHFKLHKLMNMKLENQAQLKAVKGNEEDENHYMIINIKLDEWIRQLGKSLGTVTVTYFK; encoded by the coding sequence ATGATCACCGCCCATAGCAAAGATGAGATTATAGCTGCCGCCCGTATCGAGGAAGTGGTGGGCGATTTCGTGAACCTGAAAAAACGGGGAACAAATTTCGTCGGCTTGTGTCCTTTCCATACGGAAAAGACGCCCTCGTTTCATGTTTCGCCCTCAAAAGGCATCTTTAAATGTTTTGGTTGCGGTAAAGGAGGTGACTCTGTGACGTTTATCATGGAGCATGAAAAGTTTACGTATCCGGAATCACTTCGCTACCTCGCGCAGAAATATAATCTCGTGGTAGAGGAAACCGGTGACCTGCAAAAGGAACAGGGAGACAAGATGGTGAAAGACTCTTTATTCATCATCAATCAGTTTGCACAGCAGTATTTTAATGATAATTTATTGAAGACCGCGGAAGGCCGGAATATCGGCCTGGCTTATTTTAAGGAAAGAGGATTCACCGATGAAATGCAGAAGAAGTTTATGCTGGGCTACGCGCTGTCTGATGCCGGGGCCTTTACCAAAACAGCAGTGAAAAGCGGCTATCAGCTGCATTTGCTGGAACAGGCCGGGCTTGTCAAGGAGAAAGGTGAAAAGAAAGTGGATTTTTTTCATCATCGCGTGATATTTCCGATCCTCAACTTATCAGGCAAGGTGGTGGCATTTGCAGGCCGCATGATGGTGAAGGACGACCGCGCTCCCAAGTATATTAATTCACCGGAAACGGAAATCTATCACAAGAGTCAGTTGGTATATGGCATTTATCAGGCACGTACCGCCATTCGCAAAGAGGATGAGTGTTTCCTGACGGAAGGGTATACGGACGTGATTTCCATGCACCAGGCAGGAATTGAAAATGTGGTTGCTTCGTCAGGTACTTCCCTCACGCCCGAGCAAATCAAGCTCATCAGGCGGTTTACTGCTAACATCACAATTTTATATGATGGTGATCAGGCAGGCATTAAGGCCGCCTTGCGCGGACTGGAACTGATGGCAGGAGAGGACGTGAATGTACGGGTCGTACTGCTGCCTGATGGTGAAGATCCTGATTCTTTCCTGCATAAAAACGGAAGCACAGCATTCAGAGATTACGTTGCCGCTAACAAAAAACATTTCCTGCAGTTTAAAACGGAGTTGTTGCTGGCAGGAACAGGAAATGATCCGCTGAAAAAAGCCGGCGTGATTAAGGACATCGTTGAAACCCTCGCCCGGATACCTGATCCGATCAAGCGATCGGTGCTGATTAAAGAATGCAGCAGGGAACTGGAGGTAGGCGAACAGGTGCTTATCACGGAAGTAAACAAGGTGAAACGGCGCCAGCTGAAAAAGGAAACCGGTGCGCCTGATTTCGAAGCGGATGCATTATACCAGGATCAGTCACCGGCCGAAGATCATTCGCAGCAACAACAGGATCAGCAGGCGAAGGATTTCTACCAGGAGATGGGAATCTTGCGGCTGTTACTGGAATATGGCGAAGAAATGCTCGATGACGGTCAGAAAGTGGTGGATGTGGTGCTGGATGAGTTGAAGGAAGCACCCTTGTATAATCATGATTTTCAACTGATGATTCATGAGATGGAAGAGATGTCGAAAAAAGGCGGTAAAGTGGACCATCATATTTTCATCAACCACGATGAAAAGAAATTCCGTGACCTGGCCATCGAGATCATTTCATTTCCATATAACCTGAGTGAAAACTGGGAGAAGCGCCATGAAATATTCGTTAATACACCGCAAAAGAATTTTAAAAAACATGTCATCAGCACCCTGCATCATTTTAAGCTGCATAAGCTGATGAATATGAAGTTGGAGAATCAGGCGCAACTGAAAGCCGTGAAAGGGAATGAAGAAGATGAAAATCATTACATGATTATAAATATTAAGCTGGATGAATGGATCCGGCAACTGGGCAAGTCGCTCGGCACGGTGACGGTAACTTACTTCAAGTAA
- a CDS encoding 4'-phosphopantetheinyl transferase superfamily protein gives MALIFKKEIAEETLIGIWRIDETAEWFRSQLQLNDQENEMIASIRHPQRKLHWLSSRVLLRSLLQTDAFIQLENDTYGKPVVRNFPVEISISHSADLSALLLSKKYKVGIDIEKTDPKVLRIQHKFVNEEELKWVNIDNRIGQLYAIWCAKEAMYKLYGEKKLDFRQHLMTAPFDFTGAGTIHGRIVKESYYAELNVQYEMLGNYMTAYVIQ, from the coding sequence ATGGCGCTGATCTTTAAAAAAGAAATTGCGGAGGAGACACTTATCGGCATCTGGCGCATTGATGAAACAGCTGAATGGTTCCGCTCGCAGTTGCAACTCAACGACCAGGAAAACGAAATGATCGCTTCCATCCGTCATCCGCAACGCAAACTTCATTGGTTGTCGAGCAGGGTTTTGTTGCGGTCGCTGCTGCAAACCGATGCGTTTATTCAGCTCGAAAATGATACGTATGGCAAACCGGTTGTCAGAAATTTCCCCGTCGAAATTTCCATCTCGCATTCCGCCGATCTCTCTGCGTTGCTGCTCAGCAAAAAATATAAAGTAGGCATTGACATTGAGAAGACAGATCCAAAGGTGCTCCGCATTCAGCATAAGTTTGTGAATGAAGAGGAGCTAAAGTGGGTGAACATTGACAACAGGATCGGGCAACTTTATGCTATCTGGTGTGCAAAGGAAGCGATGTATAAATTATATGGTGAAAAGAAACTGGATTTCCGGCAGCACCTGATGACTGCACCTTTTGACTTCACCGGAGCGGGAACAATACATGGAAGAATTGTGAAAGAAAGCTACTACGCTGAGCTGAATGTTCAATATGAAATGCTGGGAAATTATATGACAGCCTATGTAATTCAATAG
- the dcd gene encoding dCTP deaminase yields MILSDRQILAEIEKGTILIEPFKPEGLGSNSYDVHLGKYIATYKDRILDARKHNMIDVITIPDDGFILYPDMLYLGVTEEYTETHAHVPFLEGKSSVGRLGIDIHATAGKGDVGYCNTWTLEISVKQPVRIYPGMPIGQLIYFTVEGVVKNTYNKKDNAKYSKRTLKPLESMMWKNKW; encoded by the coding sequence ATGATATTATCAGACCGCCAGATTCTTGCAGAAATTGAGAAAGGAACCATTTTGATTGAGCCTTTCAAACCCGAAGGGCTTGGTTCCAACAGTTATGATGTTCATCTCGGAAAATACATTGCCACCTATAAAGACCGTATTCTCGATGCGCGAAAACATAACATGATTGATGTGATCACGATCCCCGACGATGGCTTTATTTTGTATCCCGACATGCTTTATTTAGGCGTAACGGAAGAATACACCGAAACCCATGCGCATGTGCCTTTCCTCGAAGGTAAATCAAGTGTTGGCCGGTTGGGAATTGATATCCATGCAACGGCCGGCAAAGGCGACGTCGGTTATTGCAACACGTGGACGCTGGAGATCTCCGTGAAGCAACCGGTGCGTATCTATCCGGGAATGCCCATCGGGCAACTGATTTATTTTACGGTGGAAGGCGTAGTGAAGAACACATATAACAAGAAGGACAATGCCAAATACAGCAAGCGTACATTGAAGCCGTTAGAGAGCATGATGTGGAAGAATAAATGGTGA
- a CDS encoding LEA type 2 family protein, which translates to MQYRKLLLFIPFSLLFSCAPLKPLQYRSLNNFSFTAAGNTPQITFDLNLYNPNSLGAKLKDFNVDIEMNGIKLASAQLADVSYAKAQAEFAIPININTTAEQLAQLLPAGLKMFTSGDGIPVHLQGNLTVKKFILRKTFPFDVQEKVDLSKIRLGK; encoded by the coding sequence ATGCAATACAGGAAGTTATTACTTTTTATTCCTTTCTCGCTGCTTTTTTCCTGTGCCCCGCTTAAACCATTGCAGTACCGGTCACTCAACAATTTCAGTTTTACGGCTGCAGGCAACACGCCGCAAATAACATTTGACCTGAACCTGTATAACCCGAATTCATTGGGTGCGAAACTGAAGGATTTTAATGTGGACATTGAGATGAATGGTATAAAACTGGCCAGTGCTCAACTGGCTGATGTATCCTATGCAAAGGCGCAAGCGGAGTTTGCGATTCCGATAAATATCAATACAACGGCCGAACAGTTAGCACAGTTGCTTCCTGCCGGCCTTAAGATGTTTACTTCCGGCGATGGTATTCCTGTTCACCTGCAGGGAAATCTTACCGTTAAGAAATTCATACTGCGCAAAACCTTTCCGTTTGATGTGCAGGAAAAAGTTGATTTAAGCAAAATCAGGCTTGGGAAATAG
- a CDS encoding PorT family protein: MCQRSFAQVNIYTDDQRYDRRLFHFGISLSLNSSNYKITLDSNYIYQNEILEVHTNNNPGFALGILSDLHLSKSFELRFIPDLAFADRTIQYSLSTTDTIPLKKIESVYLEFPVHLKYRSRPYKDFRMYVLGGFKYSIDMQSNATARLAENLIKVYRNDIALEYGMGMEFHLPLVIISPEIKVSYGLFNILKPDDNLVFSRVLEKLQARSIMFTLHFEG; the protein is encoded by the coding sequence TTGTGCCAACGCAGCTTTGCGCAGGTCAATATCTATACAGATGATCAGCGCTACGACAGGCGGCTGTTTCACTTCGGCATCTCACTGAGCCTGAACAGTTCCAATTACAAAATAACGCTTGATTCCAACTACATCTATCAGAATGAGATTTTAGAAGTGCATACGAATAATAATCCCGGATTTGCATTAGGCATACTCTCCGATCTGCATTTATCCAAATCATTTGAACTGCGGTTTATTCCTGATCTTGCCTTTGCCGACAGGACCATTCAATACAGCCTCAGCACCACCGATACGATTCCACTTAAAAAAATTGAATCCGTTTACCTCGAATTCCCGGTTCATCTGAAATACCGTTCAAGGCCGTATAAAGATTTCAGAATGTATGTGCTGGGCGGATTTAAATACAGCATTGATATGCAGTCGAATGCTACAGCCCGCCTCGCGGAAAATCTCATTAAGGTTTACAGGAATGATATTGCCCTGGAGTATGGAATGGGCATGGAATTTCACTTACCACTGGTCATCATTTCACCGGAGATAAAAGTATCTTATGGCCTGTTCAATATCCTGAAACCGGACGACAATCTTGTATTTTCGCGGGTGCTGGAAAAACTGCAGGCACGCTCTATCATGTTTACGTTGCATTTTGAAGGCTGA
- the ubiE gene encoding bifunctional demethylmenaquinone methyltransferase/2-methoxy-6-polyprenyl-1,4-benzoquinol methylase UbiE has product MKEEVVPYEKLNLPKKEQVSLMFDRIAFRYDLMNRLLSFGIDTIWRKRMLKMLYKRQPKRILDVATGTADVAIQLAALKPDKITGIDISAEMLHVGQLKLKEKKLDTLISLQQADAENLPFTDNKFDAITVAFGVRNFEDLEKGLKELHRVLKKDGMLVVLEFSKPRITPFRQMFHFYFTYICPMLGEWITHDKMAYTYLHRSVAVFPDGKDFTDLLQKNGFESAQCTPLTFGISSIYTGIKH; this is encoded by the coding sequence ATGAAAGAGGAAGTTGTACCCTATGAAAAGCTGAATCTCCCAAAAAAGGAGCAGGTTTCCCTGATGTTCGACAGGATTGCCTTCCGCTATGATCTCATGAACAGGCTGCTTTCCTTCGGTATTGATACGATATGGAGAAAACGAATGCTGAAGATGCTGTACAAACGGCAGCCAAAGCGTATCCTCGATGTTGCCACCGGCACTGCTGATGTGGCCATTCAGTTGGCGGCGCTGAAGCCGGACAAGATAACCGGCATTGACATTTCCGCTGAAATGCTCCACGTCGGACAACTGAAACTGAAAGAGAAAAAGCTGGATACACTGATCAGCCTGCAACAGGCAGATGCAGAGAATCTTCCATTTACGGATAATAAGTTCGATGCTATTACCGTTGCTTTTGGTGTCAGGAACTTTGAAGACCTCGAAAAGGGATTAAAGGAGTTGCACAGGGTATTGAAAAAAGACGGAATGCTGGTGGTGCTGGAGTTTTCAAAACCGCGTATTACACCATTCAGGCAAATGTTCCATTTTTATTTCACTTACATCTGCCCTATGCTTGGGGAATGGATTACGCATGATAAAATGGCATACACCTATCTTCACCGTTCCGTAGCGGTTTTTCCTGACGGAAAAGATTTCACAGACTTATTGCAAAAAAACGGATTCGAATCAGCGCAATGCACACCTCTCACCTTCGGCATCAGCTCTATCTACACAGGTATAAAACACTGA
- the yihA gene encoding ribosome biogenesis GTP-binding protein YihA/YsxC has translation MIIQSATFIGSFVSEKACPKTGLPEFAFIGRSNVGKSSLINMLVNRKDLVKVSRAPGKTQTLNFFLINQLFYFVDLPGYGYARVARSMRYQWSDMIRRYLQHRKTLRCVFVLVDARLKPQQSDLDFVNDLGASRIPFALIFTKSDKTGKSAVMQNVKLFHEAMQPKWSPMSPAFISSVITKAGKEALLKFIGEHVYQVQSGSN, from the coding sequence ATGATAATTCAGTCAGCAACTTTTATCGGAAGTTTTGTTTCTGAAAAAGCTTGTCCGAAAACCGGATTGCCGGAATTTGCTTTTATCGGAAGATCCAATGTGGGGAAATCGTCACTGATCAATATGCTGGTAAACAGGAAGGACCTGGTGAAGGTTTCCCGTGCTCCGGGTAAAACACAGACATTGAATTTTTTCCTGATCAACCAGCTTTTTTATTTCGTTGATCTTCCGGGTTATGGCTATGCCAGGGTTGCACGGAGTATGCGGTATCAATGGAGCGATATGATACGCCGTTATTTACAACATCGGAAAACGTTGCGGTGTGTTTTTGTCCTGGTGGATGCGCGCCTGAAACCGCAGCAGTCTGACCTTGATTTTGTAAATGACCTTGGTGCTTCCCGTATTCCGTTTGCATTGATTTTTACCAAATCAGACAAAACCGGTAAATCCGCAGTCATGCAAAATGTGAAATTGTTTCATGAAGCCATGCAACCAAAATGGTCTCCTATGTCGCCGGCCTTCATCTCTTCCGTTATCACAAAAGCCGGAAAGGAAGCTTTGTTGAAATTTATTGGTGAACATGTGTATCAGGTGCAATCAGGCAGCAATTGA